The following coding sequences are from one Sphingobium sp. Cam5-1 window:
- the murB gene encoding UDP-N-acetylmuramate dehydrogenase produces MAPLPAVRGSLKADAPLAPLVWFKAGGVAQWLFEPKDAEDLSDFLAGLDPAVPVMALGLGSNLIVRDGGVPGVVVRLGKPFAKVEQIDATAIRCGGGASGILVSSTARDAGIAGLEFLRSIPGTVGGFVRMNGGAYGRETCDILVECDVVLRFGERVTLPLDALGYTYRHSTLPEGAVVVSAVFRGVPGDPAAIQAEMDRIAAAREESQPLRSKTGGSTFKNPDGHKAWALVDEAGCRGLQLGGAQVSEKHTNFLLNLGDATSSDIEALGEEVRRRVKAKSGIELEWEIQRVGVRT; encoded by the coding sequence GTGGCACCCCTGCCTGCTGTTCGCGGGTCGTTGAAGGCTGACGCGCCGCTGGCTCCGCTCGTCTGGTTCAAGGCGGGCGGTGTCGCGCAGTGGCTGTTCGAGCCCAAGGATGCTGAGGATTTGTCGGACTTCCTTGCCGGTCTCGATCCGGCCGTCCCGGTGATGGCGCTTGGTCTTGGCTCCAACCTGATCGTGCGCGACGGAGGCGTTCCGGGCGTCGTCGTGCGTCTGGGCAAACCCTTCGCGAAGGTGGAACAGATCGACGCCACCGCGATCCGCTGTGGGGGAGGGGCGTCCGGTATCCTCGTGTCCTCAACCGCGCGGGATGCGGGCATTGCGGGGCTTGAGTTTTTGCGCTCGATCCCCGGCACGGTGGGCGGTTTCGTGCGAATGAATGGCGGCGCTTACGGGCGCGAAACCTGCGACATTCTGGTCGAGTGCGACGTGGTACTGCGTTTCGGCGAGCGGGTGACGCTGCCGCTCGACGCCTTGGGCTATACCTATCGGCACAGCACTCTGCCCGAAGGCGCGGTGGTGGTCAGCGCCGTGTTCCGGGGTGTTCCCGGTGATCCAGCCGCTATTCAGGCCGAGATGGATCGCATCGCCGCCGCGCGCGAGGAAAGCCAGCCGCTCCGCAGCAAGACTGGCGGATCGACCTTCAAGAATCCGGATGGTCACAAGGCCTGGGCGCTGGTCGATGAGGCGGGCTGCCGGGGACTGCAATTGGGTGGCGCTCAGGTTTCGGAAAAGCATACCAACTTCCTGCTCAACCTTGGCGACGCCACAAGCTCCGACATCGAGGCGCTAGGTGAGGAAGTTCGCCGCCGGGTGAAGGCAAAGAGCGGTATCGAGCTTGAATGGGAAATTCAGCGGGTGGGGGTGAGGACGTGA
- a CDS encoding cell division protein FtsQ/DivIB → MAEARIRRGGTARLTRTAGPRSRNGSGRGKPGKRRSWFGRMLHALPVSEDTLQRMASWAIVGIVVAAVGGIAMLLGVPAIAGQKAAEVAANAGFEVQKVEVRGVERMDELPVYNIALGQVDRSMLSLDLPKVRDEMLKLGWVKDARISRRLPDTLVVDIVERDPVAVWQHDGQLHLIDVQGVVLQSVSTDAMPDLPLVVGPDANRQTAGLNKLMENAPALKPMLAGATWVGNRRWDLRFQSGETLSLPEGDRASATALVNFARMDGVNRLLGRGIVKFDMRDPDRFILRLPQNQVSDKAEVSAPAAPQGEEG, encoded by the coding sequence ATGGCTGAAGCACGCATCCGACGCGGAGGGACGGCGCGGCTGACGCGCACGGCCGGACCCCGCAGCCGCAATGGATCGGGTCGGGGCAAGCCGGGCAAGCGTCGTTCCTGGTTCGGCCGCATGCTGCACGCGCTTCCGGTGAGCGAAGACACGCTGCAACGCATGGCGAGCTGGGCCATCGTGGGCATCGTCGTCGCTGCCGTCGGTGGCATCGCCATGCTGCTGGGCGTGCCAGCGATCGCCGGGCAGAAGGCGGCGGAGGTCGCAGCCAATGCCGGTTTCGAAGTGCAGAAGGTCGAAGTGCGCGGCGTTGAGCGCATGGACGAACTGCCGGTCTATAATATCGCGCTGGGTCAGGTGGACCGCTCCATGCTGTCGCTCGACCTGCCCAAGGTCCGCGACGAAATGCTGAAGCTCGGCTGGGTCAAGGACGCGCGCATTTCGCGGCGCCTGCCGGACACGCTGGTGGTCGATATTGTGGAGCGCGATCCGGTCGCTGTGTGGCAGCATGATGGGCAGTTGCACTTGATCGATGTTCAGGGCGTGGTGCTTCAGTCCGTGTCTACGGATGCGATGCCGGACTTGCCGCTGGTCGTCGGCCCCGACGCGAACCGCCAGACGGCGGGCCTCAACAAGCTTATGGAAAATGCGCCCGCGCTGAAGCCCATGCTGGCCGGTGCGACCTGGGTCGGGAACCGCCGCTGGGATTTGCGCTTTCAGTCCGGCGAAACGCTTTCGCTGCCTGAAGGAGACAGGGCCTCTGCGACCGCGCTCGTCAATTTCGCGCGCATGGACGGCGTCAATCGCCTGCTGGGCCGCGGCATCGTGAAGTTTGATATGCGCGATCCTGATCGCTTCATCCTGCGCCTGCCGCAGAACCAGGTGAGCGATAAAGCCGAAGTAAGTGCTCCCGCCGCGCCTCAGGGCGAGGAAGGCTGA
- a CDS encoding D-alanine--D-alanine ligase: MTRGPWHVAVLMGGWSAERPVSLMSGEGVAKALESRGHQVTRIDMDHNVAARLAETKADVVFNALHGVPGEDGTVQGMMDLMGLTYTHSGLATSVIAIDKQLTKQALVPQGIPMPGGHIVDSASLFEADPLPRPYVVKPVNEGSSVGVAIVTQDGNYGSPIGRDVEGPWQHFDQLLAEPYIRGRELTTAVLGDEALLVTELRPKSGFYDFDAKYTDGMTEHVCPAEIPNDIGEACKAIALRAHQLLGCKGASRSDFRWDDTQGVEGLYLLEVNTQPGMTPLSLVPEQAAKLGIDYAELVERIVEDALMQKQGAKGAGHG, from the coding sequence ATGACCCGTGGCCCCTGGCATGTCGCCGTCCTCATGGGAGGCTGGTCCGCCGAGCGCCCAGTGTCGCTGATGAGCGGCGAGGGTGTTGCAAAGGCACTGGAATCGCGTGGGCATCAGGTCACGCGGATCGACATGGACCACAATGTCGCAGCCCGTCTCGCCGAAACCAAAGCGGATGTTGTGTTCAACGCGCTTCATGGCGTGCCGGGCGAGGATGGCACGGTGCAAGGCATGATGGACCTAATGGGCCTCACCTACACCCATTCGGGCCTTGCTACCTCTGTGATCGCGATCGACAAGCAGCTGACCAAGCAGGCGCTCGTGCCCCAAGGCATCCCAATGCCCGGCGGTCACATCGTTGACAGCGCCAGCCTGTTCGAAGCCGATCCCTTGCCACGCCCCTATGTGGTGAAGCCGGTCAATGAAGGCAGCTCCGTCGGCGTCGCCATCGTCACGCAGGACGGCAATTATGGGTCGCCCATCGGCCGTGATGTGGAAGGCCCTTGGCAGCATTTCGATCAGCTGCTCGCCGAGCCTTATATCCGGGGCCGGGAGCTAACCACCGCCGTTCTGGGCGATGAGGCTCTGTTGGTAACCGAATTGCGTCCTAAGAGCGGCTTCTATGATTTCGACGCCAAATATACCGACGGCATGACCGAACATGTCTGCCCGGCCGAAATTCCGAACGACATCGGCGAAGCGTGCAAGGCGATCGCCCTGCGCGCGCATCAGCTTCTGGGCTGCAAGGGCGCTTCGCGATCCGATTTCCGCTGGGATGATACGCAGGGGGTAGAGGGGCTCTACCTTCTGGAGGTGAACACCCAGCCCGGCATGACGCCGCTCAGCCTCGTGCCGGAGCAGGCGGCGAAACTGGGCATTGACTATGCCGAGCTGGTCGAGCGTATTGTCGAGGATGCGCTGATGCAGAAACAGGGCGCTAAGGGGGCAGGGCATGGCTGA
- the ftsA gene encoding cell division protein FtsA produces MGQPKVDKLVTAIDIGSWKVSALIAGRTETGELAILGTGQRESRGVRRGFIADMERTELAVRETVEQAERVAGINIEDVWVSFSGGSLVSDVVTVERDMGGYRVEQPDIDDLLATGQQGIDPDGRVILHAQPTCFTINGKVPVKKPLGMHADLLGVDIHVVLADGAPLANLDLCVRGAYLNVNSIVASPIATGLACLSEEERDLGVALVELGAGVTNVSLYAGGMLVGLHSIPIGASDITDDIASAFGIRRSQAERIKCFYGSAMQNRRDFREMIEIAAPHGDVAVPGQSAGPNADGGKITRAALVAVICERLNQLMTEINAALAGMGFNTPTGRQVVLTGGGAEMKGIADYAQGALGRAVRIGRPRGLAALPEAHSGPAFATLAGLALYGASNPVDLRTIAPAPQTVHRINAPQWWQRMVRAMKTNY; encoded by the coding sequence ATGGGCCAGCCCAAGGTCGATAAACTCGTCACCGCGATCGACATCGGATCGTGGAAGGTTTCCGCGCTCATCGCTGGCCGGACCGAGACGGGCGAACTCGCGATATTGGGCACGGGCCAACGGGAAAGCCGTGGCGTCCGGCGGGGCTTCATCGCCGACATGGAGCGCACCGAACTGGCCGTGCGCGAAACGGTCGAGCAGGCGGAGCGCGTCGCTGGCATCAATATCGAAGATGTGTGGGTCAGCTTCTCTGGCGGAAGCCTCGTCAGCGACGTTGTGACGGTCGAGCGCGATATGGGCGGCTATCGCGTAGAGCAGCCCGATATCGATGATCTGCTCGCGACGGGCCAGCAGGGCATCGATCCCGATGGGCGGGTCATCCTTCATGCCCAGCCCACCTGCTTCACGATCAACGGCAAGGTGCCGGTGAAAAAGCCGCTCGGCATGCATGCCGACCTGCTCGGCGTCGATATCCATGTCGTGCTGGCGGACGGCGCGCCGCTCGCCAACCTCGACCTGTGCGTGCGCGGGGCCTATCTCAACGTCAATTCGATTGTCGCTTCGCCGATCGCGACAGGCCTTGCTTGCCTTTCCGAAGAGGAAAGGGACCTCGGCGTTGCGCTGGTGGAATTGGGCGCGGGCGTGACCAATGTCTCCCTCTATGCGGGCGGCATGCTGGTTGGCTTGCACAGCATTCCGATCGGCGCCTCGGACATCACCGACGACATCGCCTCAGCCTTCGGCATTCGCCGCAGCCAGGCCGAGCGGATCAAATGTTTCTATGGTTCGGCGATGCAGAACCGCCGCGATTTTCGCGAGATGATCGAGATCGCCGCGCCTCATGGAGACGTGGCCGTGCCGGGACAGAGCGCTGGTCCGAACGCGGACGGCGGCAAGATAACGCGCGCCGCGCTGGTCGCCGTGATTTGCGAACGGCTGAACCAGTTGATGACGGAGATTAACGCGGCGCTCGCGGGGATGGGCTTCAATACGCCGACGGGACGCCAAGTCGTGCTGACCGGTGGCGGTGCGGAAATGAAGGGCATTGCCGACTATGCGCAGGGTGCGCTGGGCCGGGCCGTCCGGATCGGCAGGCCGCGTGGATTGGCTGCGCTGCCAGAGGCGCATAGCGGCCCTGCCTTCGCAACGCTCGCCGGTCTGGCGCTTTACGGCGCATCAAACCCGGTTGACCTTAGAACGATAGCGCCTGCGCCACAAACCGTTCATCGTATCAACGCACCGCAATGGTGGCAGCGGATGGTGCGGGCGATGAAGACAAACTATTGA
- the ftsZ gene encoding cell division protein FtsZ, whose protein sequence is MSIEISPPHVDELKPRIAVIGVGGAGGNAIANMIAASVEGVDFIVANTDAQALNASPAERRIQLGPQITEGLGAGSRPEIGKAAAEETIASVEDALNGAHMCFIAAGMGGGTGTGAAPVIAKAARDKGILTVGVVTKPFTFEGNRRMKSAESGIEELQKHVDTLIVIPNQNLFLIANPNTTFKEAFQMADEVLQQGVRGITDLMVMPGLINLDFADVRSVMGEMGKAMMGTGEAEGDGRALQAAEKAIANPLLDGVSMRGAKGVIVSIVGGDDMRLMEVDEAANHIRELVDPDANIIWGSAFNDGLNGKIRVSVVATGIDSEATGGAAPLTQPFSFASRPAVAVPAAASRPAPQPAPASAPEAEPETLELDVPAAPEPAPIAAPVEERAAAAPRPAPAAASARPAAVFSDEDPSQDELLLGAEEVEAQPAPAPAPAPQAAPRAASGGTLFERMAGLTRGSDKNAGLSDDAGSTPDIPRFLNRQSNQ, encoded by the coding sequence ATGAGCATTGAGATCAGCCCACCGCATGTGGACGAGTTGAAGCCTCGCATCGCGGTGATCGGCGTAGGCGGCGCGGGCGGCAACGCCATCGCGAACATGATCGCCGCGTCGGTTGAGGGCGTGGATTTCATCGTCGCCAACACCGATGCGCAGGCGCTGAACGCCTCGCCCGCCGAGCGCCGCATTCAGCTCGGGCCCCAGATCACCGAGGGTCTCGGCGCAGGATCGCGTCCGGAAATCGGCAAGGCAGCGGCTGAGGAAACCATCGCATCGGTTGAGGACGCGCTGAATGGCGCGCACATGTGCTTCATCGCCGCTGGTATGGGCGGCGGCACCGGAACCGGCGCTGCGCCCGTCATCGCCAAGGCGGCGCGCGACAAGGGCATCCTGACCGTCGGCGTGGTGACCAAGCCCTTCACCTTCGAGGGCAATCGCCGCATGAAGTCCGCCGAGAGCGGCATCGAGGAACTGCAAAAGCATGTCGATACCCTCATCGTCATTCCGAACCAGAACCTGTTCCTGATCGCGAACCCGAACACCACCTTCAAGGAAGCCTTCCAGATGGCTGACGAGGTGTTGCAGCAGGGCGTTCGCGGCATCACCGATCTCATGGTCATGCCGGGCCTCATCAACCTCGACTTCGCCGACGTCCGTTCCGTGATGGGCGAAATGGGCAAGGCAATGATGGGCACCGGCGAAGCCGAAGGCGACGGCCGTGCGCTTCAGGCGGCGGAAAAGGCGATTGCCAACCCGCTGCTCGACGGCGTGTCGATGCGCGGCGCGAAGGGCGTCATCGTTTCCATCGTGGGCGGCGACGACATGCGCCTGATGGAAGTCGATGAAGCCGCCAATCACATTCGCGAACTGGTTGATCCGGACGCGAACATCATCTGGGGTTCGGCCTTCAATGACGGTCTCAATGGCAAGATCCGCGTTTCGGTTGTTGCCACTGGTATCGATAGCGAAGCAACCGGTGGCGCCGCGCCGCTGACCCAGCCGTTCAGCTTCGCCAGCCGTCCGGCTGTCGCCGTTCCTGCCGCAGCGTCGCGCCCGGCTCCGCAGCCTGCTCCGGCCTCAGCCCCCGAAGCCGAGCCCGAAACGCTCGAACTCGATGTGCCTGCCGCGCCCGAACCTGCGCCGATCGCTGCGCCGGTCGAGGAACGGGCCGCCGCAGCGCCCCGGCCTGCCCCGGCGGCTGCCTCCGCGCGTCCTGCTGCCGTGTTTTCGGACGAGGACCCGTCGCAGGATGAACTGCTGCTCGGCGCAGAGGAAGTCGAAGCACAGCCTGCACCGGCACCGGCTCCCGCGCCTCAGGCTGCGCCGCGCGCTGCTTCTGGTGGAACCCTGTTCGAACGTATGGCCGGTCTCACGCGAGGTTCCGACAAGAATGCCGGACTGAGCGACGATGCCGGATCGACGCCCGACATTCCGCGCTTCCTCAACCGTCAAAGCAACCAGTAA